One Capricornis sumatraensis isolate serow.1 chromosome 8, serow.2, whole genome shotgun sequence genomic region harbors:
- the SLC22A11 gene encoding LOW QUALITY PROTEIN: solute carrier family 22 member 11 (The sequence of the model RefSeq protein was modified relative to this genomic sequence to represent the inferred CDS: inserted 3 bases in 3 codons; deleted 2 bases in 1 codon; substituted 2 bases at 2 genomic stop codons), whose translation MPRRPTLGAAALSVVFTELLEQAGGMGLFQALRILIFFRFLVXVPFQLVVQNFSAAVPGPPRWAHLLDNGSGAPANLSPKALLPVSIPPGPNRGPHQCLCFRHPQWQLLDPNATATHWSEADTEPCVDGWAYDRSTFTSTIMTEWDLVCDHQGLKPLGQSIYMAGAMVGCIVCGFLPHRFGRKSLLSWCCLRVAAASVSTVAAPSFPVYCGLRFLSALGLSGILLTSAIFMVEWTTTSTRSVTMAILGSTYSIGQMAXGGLAFTLQDWXTLQLAVSVPFFVIFPISWWLPESSLWLIIIGKPDQTLQELKKXAKINGHKEAQKTLTVEVLMSSMQEEVTSAKSRQSVLDLFXLPMLRWRTCKLLVVNFFLTVSYYRIVLDLQNLGSDIFPLQVLFRAVDLLARAITTFLLRFFGRRTTLAGSLGGAGLAILANALVPQDADLQTLRVAFAVLGKGCFGLSLICVMIYKPELFPTSLRIIAEGFLHSAAQLGSVMGPLTRMTSQLLPLLPPLSYGVIPNAAGLMVLFLSETRGLPLPDTIQDLEKQ comes from the exons ATGCCCAGGAGACCCACCCTGGGGGCCGCAGCTCTGTCCGTGGTGTTCACTGAGCTCTTGGAGCAGGCG GGGGGCATGGGGCTCTTCCAGGCCCTCCGGATCCTCATCTTCTTCCGCTTCTTGGTCTGAGTGCCCTTCCAGTTAGTCGTGCAGAACTTTTCAGCCGCCGTCCCAGGCCCCCCCCGCTGGGCTCACCTGCTGGACAATGGCTCCGGGGCCCCCGCCAACCTCAGCCCCAAGGCCCTCCTGCCCGTCTCCATTCCACCGGGCCCCAACCGTGGGCCCCACCAGTGTCTCTGCTTCCGCCACCCACAGTGGCAGCTCCTGGACCCCAACGCCACGGCCACCCACTGGAGCGAGGCCGACACGGAGCCGTGTGTGGACGGCTGGGCCTACGACCGCAGCACCTTCACCTCCACCATCATGACTGAG TGGGACTTGGTGTGTGACCACCAAGGCCTGAAGCCCCTAGGCCAGTCCATCTACATGGCTGGGGCCATGGTGGGATGCATTGTCTGTGGCTTCCTGCCCCACCG GTTTGGGCGGAAGTCACTTCTGAGCTGGTGCTGCCTGCGGGTGGCCGCGGCCAGCGTCAGCACCGTCGCTGCCCCCAGTTTCCCTGTCTACTGTGGCCTCCGGTTTCTGAGCGCTCTGGGGTTGTCTGGCATCCTCCTGACCTCCGCGATATTCA TGGTGGAGTGGACCACGACCAGCACGAGGTCTGTCACCATGGCGATCCTGGGGTCCACCTACAGCATCGGCCAGATGG GTGGTGGCCTGGCCTTCACCCTGCAGGACTGGTGAACCCTCCAGCTGGCCGTGTCGGTGCCTTTCTTTGTCATCTTCCCGATATCCTG GTGGCTGCCAGAATCCTCCCTATGGCTGATTATCATAGGCAAACCAGATCAGACACTTCAGGAACTCAAAA GGGCCAAGATAAATGgccacaaggaagcccaaaaGACACTGACCGTAGAG GTACTGATGTCCAGCATGCAGGAGGAGGTGACCTCTGCAAAGTCCCGCCAGTCAGTGCTGGACCTGT GCCTGCCCATGCTCCGCTGGAGAACCTGCAAACTGTTGGTGGTGAA CTTCTTCCTCACCGTCTCGTACTACAGGATAGTCCTCGACCTGCAGAACCTGGGGAGCGACATCTTCCCCCTCCAGGTCCTCTTCAGAGCCGTGGACCTCCTGGCCCGGGCCATCACCACCTTCCTGCTCAGGTTCTTCGGCCGCCGCACGACCCTGGCTGGCTCCCTGGGCGGGGCCGGCCTCGCCATCTTGGCCAACGCGCTGGTCCCGCAAGATGCGG ACCTGCAGACCCTGCGTGTGGCCTTCGCTGTGCTGGGAAAGGGGTGTTTCGGCCTCAGCTTAATCTGCGTCATGATTTACAAGCCAGAGCTCTTCCCAACTTCACTGCG GATAATCGCAGAAGGCTTCCTGCACTCAGCAGCTCAGCTGGGGTCTGTGATGGGCCCGCTGACCAGGATGACCAGCCAGCTCCTGCCCCTGCTGCCCCCGCTCTCCTATGGTGTCATCCCCAATGCTGCTGGCCTCATGGTCCTCTTCCTCTCAGAGACCCGGGGACTTCCACTCCCTGACACCATCCAGGACCTGGAGAAGCAGTGA